In a genomic window of Anoxybacter fermentans:
- a CDS encoding CPBP family intramembrane glutamic endopeptidase produces MKFFLEHFKKLIWLIRENKAVWFYLLLVVIGFPFLQIYYYQKSIFSAMLLLVIYLFSMLIMLALIYFPTAKISVEEKKIAAYKLSPYLTLFLLLLYQIMVRFIIRNFSFMYRKLVLKIIWVIGLNLLVILYGHIVLKIKFKDLGFGWRHIYIIVPLCLVGTLDVVFKGFKDFSDGVLLVIFHKFIAAFYEEILYRGYLFTTLRRIFKKPVNAIVISGILFGFSHVSVLSNEPILKQILIRIETCFFGMIFSFIYYKTKSLIPSTVYHAVINLL; encoded by the coding sequence ATGAAATTCTTCCTTGAACATTTTAAGAAATTAATCTGGTTAATAAGAGAAAATAAAGCAGTTTGGTTTTATTTGCTGCTAGTAGTGATTGGTTTTCCATTTTTGCAAATCTATTATTACCAAAAGTCTATTTTCTCAGCAATGTTACTTTTAGTAATATATTTATTTTCTATGCTAATAATGCTGGCTTTAATTTATTTTCCTACAGCAAAGATTTCAGTTGAAGAAAAAAAGATAGCAGCTTATAAACTTTCCCCATACTTGACATTATTTCTACTTTTATTATATCAAATTATGGTAAGATTTATAATTAGGAATTTCTCGTTTATGTATAGAAAGTTGGTTTTAAAAATAATCTGGGTTATAGGATTAAACCTATTAGTAATTCTATATGGTCATATCGTTTTAAAGATAAAATTTAAAGATTTGGGTTTTGGATGGCGCCATATATATATAATTGTTCCCCTTTGTTTGGTAGGTACGCTTGATGTAGTTTTTAAAGGTTTTAAAGATTTTAGTGATGGGGTGCTACTTGTTATTTTTCACAAGTTCATAGCTGCTTTTTATGAAGAAATTCTTTATCGGGGTTATCTTTTTACAACTTTGCGACGTATATTTAAAAAGCCAGTTAATGCAATAGTAATTAGTGGTATTTTATTTGGTTTTTCCCATGTCAGTGTTTTGAGTAACGAACCAATTTTAAAGCAAATTTTAATACGTATTGAAACATGTTTTTTTGGAATGATTTTCTCCTTTATCTATTACAAAACAAAAAGTTTAATTCCATCTACAGTTTATCATGCTGTAATAAATCTGCTTTAA
- a CDS encoding CPBP family intramembrane glutamic endopeptidase: MKFFLEHFKKLIWLIRENKAVWFYLLLVVIGMPFLQIYYYHKSIFSAMLFLVIYLFSMLVMLALIYFPTAKISVEEKKLAAHKLSPYLILILLLLYNIMEEFIIMNYLLFMYRKFILKIILFIGRTLSVILFGQIVLKIKIKDLGFGWRHTYVIIPLCLLGTLDIVFKGFKDFSAGVPLVIFYWVLVAFREEIFYRGYLFTTLRRIFKNPVNSIVISGILFGFAHVNFWINAPILKQILMTIEQCFFGMIFSFIYYKTKSLIPSIIYHTVVNLF; the protein is encoded by the coding sequence ATGAAATTCTTCCTTGAACATTTTAAGAAATTAATCTGGTTAATAAGAGAAAATAAAGCAGTTTGGTTTTATTTGCTGCTAGTAGTGATTGGTATGCCATTTTTGCAAATCTATTATTACCACAAGTCTATTTTTTCAGCAATGTTATTTTTAGTAATATATTTATTTTCTATGCTAGTAATGCTGGCTTTGATTTATTTTCCCACAGCAAAGATTTCAGTTGAAGAAAAAAAGCTAGCAGCTCATAAACTTTCCCCATACTTGATATTAATTCTACTCTTATTATATAATATTATGGAAGAATTTATAATTATGAATTACTTATTATTTATGTATAGAAAGTTTATTTTAAAAATAATCTTATTTATAGGACGAACCCTATCAGTAATTCTATTTGGTCAAATCGTTTTAAAAATAAAAATTAAAGATTTGGGTTTTGGATGGCGCCATACATATGTAATTATCCCCCTTTGTTTGTTAGGTACGCTTGATATAGTTTTTAAAGGTTTTAAAGATTTTAGTGCTGGGGTGCCGCTTGTTATTTTTTACTGGGTCTTAGTTGCTTTTCGTGAAGAAATTTTTTATCGGGGTTATCTTTTTACAACTTTGCGACGTATATTTAAAAACCCAGTTAATTCAATAGTAATTAGTGGTATTTTATTTGGTTTTGCCCATGTCAATTTTTGGATTAATGCACCAATTTTAAAGCAAATTTTAATGACTATTGAACAATGTTTTTTTGGAATGATTTTTTCCTTTATTTATTACAAAACAAAAAGTTTAATCCCATCTATAATTTATCATACTGTGGTAAATCTATTTTAA